One region of Actinomycetota bacterium genomic DNA includes:
- a CDS encoding HPP family protein yields MADVYAGLASRAGRDRGETPGRFALGAFALANGALSIVIVSVAAVVVNEPLVFPSLGPTAYLLSYAPTDVTTAPRNIIIGHLLGVAAGYLALVVFGILDAPSAFESGVTASRAGAAALSLGLTAAFMTWLDAAHPPAGATTLIVSLGILTTPHQLTALMIAVVFLAYQGIAINRLAGLRVPLWR; encoded by the coding sequence GACCGTGGGGAGACGCCGGGGCGTTTCGCCCTGGGGGCGTTTGCGCTGGCCAACGGGGCGCTGTCCATCGTCATCGTGTCCGTCGCGGCCGTGGTCGTGAACGAGCCGCTGGTGTTCCCGTCGCTGGGTCCCACGGCCTACCTGCTGTCGTACGCGCCGACCGACGTGACCACGGCGCCGCGCAACATCATCATCGGGCACCTCTTGGGCGTCGCCGCCGGCTACCTCGCGCTGGTGGTGTTCGGGATCCTGGACGCGCCGTCGGCTTTCGAGTCCGGCGTCACGGCGTCGCGCGCCGGCGCCGCGGCCCTGTCGCTCGGACTGACGGCCGCGTTCATGACCTGGCTCGATGCGGCCCACCCGCCGGCCGGGGCCACCACCCTCATCGTCAGCCTCGGCATCCTGACCACCCCACACCAGCTGACGGCGCTGATGATCGCAGTGGTGTTCCTGGCCTACCAGGGGATCGCGATCAACCGTCTCGCCGGGCTCCGTGTCCCGCTGTGGCGCTGA